The window ATGCCAGAACCGATTTCGCATCTTAAACAATGGGTTAAAGGTTTGGTTctgcagagaccgtactccgagcgcgcttgggtggaactatcaaagggtcgatgggaggcccgcagtAATGGTAAGTCTCTATCTTAGTTTGTttgtcatttgttcttcttcacttGTTTACCCCTCTTTTTCCCTTTGTAGGACTTGGGAAGGATGTtgccatgaggcccccatctggtgatgaATAGGTCCCTGCCCCAAAGTAGgttaaagagaagaagagaaaagatgcACCGAGTTCCCCGGTCTCAGAAAAGAAAAACACGGCGAAGAAATCTCGCAAGCCCAAGGGGGGCTCCGGTATAATGCCTCCGGACTCGATCCGCCGATTAAGGGATGAACCcaaagaaggagaagaggaacTAGCCTGTGTACGGGCTAATGTTATGATACAAAAATCCTCCAAATCAGTGGAGGTAGATATGGGAAACCTGGCTATAATTCCTGAACAAGGAAAAGCCGAGATTATCCCGTCTCGAGCTGAGATGATTAATGGGGAGACCGAGGGCAAGACTTCTCGGGCAGCAGAAGATATCTCGAGGGATGAGCTCGGGGTAATCGACATTAGCGGATCCCCTCAAATTTCGGATGCTATGATTCGTGAGGCCAACATGTTGGAAGGTCGATCTTATGAGGGTATTCAAGAGTCGACCGATATCCACAACTTTCTGGATGGGCTCGAGTCAGCTGCCTCGGAGGAGATTATCGGGTTCGGTGGATTACTGGTGCCGAATAAAGCATCATGGTCAGGCTCTACCGGGTCTTCATCGGTTccaaaactggtggaccgattcccaGTCCCGAGTGTTAATCCCAATCGTAagcggaagatagtgctctccgtcccggaggatgcccgaatTTTCTCTCTCCCTGTGGGGATTGCTAGTAAacttcggtccttggtgaccaAAGAGGATCAAATCGTGAGGACTGCGGTAGGACTCTTTTGCCTTTTCAACGAGGCAcaacatgctctgaatcgggtaatttCGATGATATCTATGTCGTTTCTTTTACACTTagagttgtagataattctaacatctttttccatgtttgtaggcttcggtgttgcatcacgaggctttcctctGAATCCGGGAGGAGCATGGGGCCGAAGTTCggaacctcactgagaagagtgactcctaCAAACTTCTTAGTAAGAAGCTTCGGGCAGATTTGGCAACGGCTCAAGATGAGCACTAGGAAATGGCTGAGCAAGTATTCTGAATTCTTCATGATATTAAAGATGAATTGGAGTAACGATTTGATTCTGCAGGTTCGGTAGAGGCTCGAACAGATTAGATGGCTCAATTTGTAGGTAGATGAGCTATTGGTCGAGGCGGAAAATTTCAAAGAGAATATGGACGTCCTTGCCTAAAAAAAGGAGGTCGTCCAAGTGCAATTGGAGTTGGCTGAGGCCCAACTTCGGGCTGTAGAAGAAAATGCCTCGGTGCAGATCGAGATGATTAAGGAGCTTCAACATCGATTGGATTTGGCCACTTCTGATAAGGTAGTCTTGGCCGATTAACTCGAAGTAGCCAGATCTGAGGTGGCCGAGGCTGataaaagagctgatgctaaagtggcccagttcaggatcgatgttgaggtcaaTCAGGCAAAGgccaagagcatggtcgaacatgctaaatggcaggctcggagggaagctctcgaggaggtcagtgctcagggcttcgatgttgcGGCCGAAATTGAAAATGCCAAGGCGGAGGAAACCAGAGCCCGAAGGCTAGCCTTCCTtgaggaagactccgagagcTCAAGCGAATCTGAGGATGGACAAAATCCCGAGGATGCAGCCTCCGATGAAGATCAAGCCACTTAGGATATtaggtttcttgtttttcttttgtataTTTTCTGGGGCCGATTCGGCCTTTTGtaaaaaataatttgaatatatatatatatatatatatatatatatatatatatatatatatatatatatatatatattgtgtccTTTGCGAAGGtcgaaaatgccttagcataaaattgtgtccaaggtttagacaatttgattgGAACCGAACTAGTATGGCCCTTAGGTtttttgatcgagtgagtgcttgctcgaactcgaagtaatgtagcccttaggcttttgtaagAAAGGTTGTTTATGGATTTCTCCCATTTTCAGCTTGAAAAggttttttatcatttgtattcgCAAAAAACCCGTAATGCCTTGGCTCGAAATAAGGAATCGTTCaagagttcgaacaattttgtacttattagagtttttgaggcttgatattatcaaagccttttatgatttttccgggggtagcctttttaaccagtTTATGAAAGAATTCGGAGGCCTGTTTTGttacggaattcggacgtctccgatcTGTGTTAATTCGGCCGTAGCCTCTTTAGTTTAGGATTTtccccttgggcttattttcccgttttacttcgagcttgcccgaagAGTCAGTCCCCGAGTTGGTTGGCCGTGGCAtataaaaatcgagggttgcctaaaaggtcttatgatctcaCAGTTTTAATAATTCGATCTCATTTATTTTTCGGACGACAGTCCCTGAGCGTGAGGGTAATTATCCGAACTCTGGTTATGGTCTACCCTTAAGCTAGTTTACATAATAGGTCGAGAGTATGGAATTgtaaagaaaaatacttctctttataaatgattatacatgcgtacatgttctgtgccagggctcgagcaaactatgctggcacggttcgtttgaccatttggcccttacaaatttttcctatcgagaccctactgccatgaagtaacttcctcgcatcaaagttgacattcgagggcaatgccccccagtgttcgaggttgattgtaaagaaacctCACATACTGTTGAATTTTTCTAAGTTAGcccgatcgatggttgcctcattaaaaacctcatcaaaaacccatttgggacaaaaccggtctaagggaaaaagagtgcaatgcgtgctttcgaacctaaaggcttcgtgtcgaagaatccatcgttgtttctggtcgaacacctacAAGGGTtagttaaaatataaatgaaaagggaaagggtcataccttagcagtagtatcattttaggtgtgatacgttccaattgctcgacagttgtttgccatttatcgtgccgagcttgtaggatccttttccgatgattccgagaacctggtacggtccttcccaattcggacccagtttcccttcattcgaatttcgggtgttgagggtgacttttcttagcaccaagtccgcgatgtaaaatatcgaagattggctcttcgattgtagtatctttcgatccgctatttttgggaaGCCAATCGGACGAGGGAGGCTTCGtgtctttcgtccaacaattctaggttctccgacctcgaccgggatcaaagcttcggtgccataaactaacgagaatggtgttgctctggtactggatttcgatgttgtgtggTATGCCCATAGatcctcgggtagtatttctctgcATTTTCCTTTGGCGACGGTCAatatcttcttaagattttggatgatgggtTTGTTGGtcaattcggcttgtccgttcccgctgggatgataaggtgttgataggatccttttgatcttgtgatcctcgagaaatttagttactttgatgccgatgaattattttccattatcacatacaatcttgAAAGGTTtaccgaatcgacatatgatgtggtcccaaatgaagtctatgacttccttttctttgattttctcaaaagcctgtgcttcaacccatttagagaaataatcagtcataaacaaaataaactgaactttacctggggccgatgggagagggcaacgatgtccattccccatttcatgaagggccatggggacaggaccaagtggagtagttccccaggtttatgaatcatgggcgcatgcctttcgcatttgtcgcatttttgaaTGAACTCCATTGAATCCTTCCCCATATCGTTCCAatagtaccctgctctgattactttgtagACCAGCGATTTGGCACCGAAATGATTTCTGCAAGTGCCGTCGTGAACTTCttgtaggatgtagtcggtatctcccggtcccaaacatattgccaacggtccatcgaacatccttatCAACagtgttccgtcttcggacaaagtGAACGGTGATGCCTTTATGCGTAGAGTTCTCGACTCCTTTGGATCCGATGGAAACTTCCCATTCTATAAGTACtctatgtacttgtttctccaattccaggttaaacttgtggagtttatctcggcgtgaccttcttcgattaccgatctcatgagttgtacgacagtccctgagttgagttcgtcatcctcAACCGACGAACCTAATtctgcaagagcgtcggcctcgctgttctgttctcgaggtatatattgcaaggtccattccttaaatcgatgtagagtcacatgtagtttatccaagtacctatCCATTCAGTCTTCTCAGACTTCAAAAGtctcgttaacttggtttaccacgaggagggaatcacacttagcctctatgacctctgctcccaagcttttagctagttcgagacatgcaatcatggcctcatactcggcctcattgttaggcaattttgtagttctgatagactgtctaactacattacttgtgggtgattttaatacgatgcctagtccggaccccttcgcgttcgaagcaccgtccgtaaagagggtccagactcccgaagatgtacccgattttatcagtagttctttttcaacctcgggtatgagggacggcgtaaagtcagccacgaagtctatcaagatttgagacttgatggcagtttggggtcgatactcaatatcgtatctactgatttctacggcccatttggccaatcgacccgaaagctcgggtttatgcaaaatatttcaaAGAGAATAAGTTGTTATGACACATATttgatgacattgaaaatacggttttagtttcctagaggcgcttattaaagcaagcgctaatttttctaagtgtggatatctagtttcggcctcacctaaggtccgactaacataatagacagggaattgcgtaccttattCTTATCGAACCAAGActtcacttaccgctatctctgagactgccaagtacaggtaaagttgttcgtccacttttgGGGTGTaaagcagcggcgggctcgataaataccgctttagttcctctaaggcctgctggcattccggagtccatgcaaaattgctcttcttcttaagcagcgagaagaattggtggctcctatctgaggatctcgaaataaATCGTCCTAGGGCTGCTATCTGCCCCATCAGCCtctgcacggcctttacattatccactgTCGTGATAtcatcgatagctttgattttatcagggttgatctcgattccccgattggaaaccatgaaaccaagaaacttgcccgagccaactccgaatgcacacttttcggggttgagcttcatattgtacttccttaaTATATTGAAAGTCTCctacaaatgctttaaatggtcctctgctcacagggacttaattaacatgtcatcaatataaacttccattgattttctaattttttcatcGAACATttagtttactaggcgttgataagttgcaccagcattttttagaccgaatggcataaCATTATAACACTAGgtgccatacttagtgataaacgaggtattttcgtgatcctccgggttcatccgtatctggttgtacccggagtaggcatcgagaaaactgagagtctcgtgacTGGCTGTGGCATCGATATACGATCAaaattaggcaaaggaaaagaatccttggggcatgctttattcaggcctttataatctatacacattctaagttcgtttcccttcttagggactaccactacgtttgctgaCCATTCGGGGTaatttacttcccgaatggatcctattttgagaagtttggttacctcgtccttgatgaaggcatgtttgacctcggactggggccttctttttttctttaccgGGCAGAatttagggtccaggcttagtttgtgagtggtaatTTCTGCTAGAATCCCTatcatatcgaggtgggaccaagcaaagcaatccgtGTTAGCTTTAAGtaaatgaataagttttttcctgagctcgaggATTAgccctgtgcccaggtatacctttcatttGGGCTAATGCTTGGCCAGTgtgacttgttccagctcttcgacagttgacttggtggcatcggagtcattGGGAATTATGatggatcgagggatccagtagtcgtCATCCTCGTCGATACCTTGCTCATGCAATTGCGTCGAAGTCGGTAtttgtggttgctatttggcctcaTGTTTTCCCTTCAATTCCTTCGTTGATGAGAGTGCTGATACCGGTATCACTTCATCAATTGAAAACATTTCCTTGGCGGTGGGTTGCTCCCCGTACACTGTTTTAACTCCCTCCGATGTCGGACACTtcagaacttggtgaagggtcgagggtactacCCTCAGgttatggatccaaggccttctgaGTAGGGCTTTTTACCTCATGTTACCATCGATCACATGgtactttgtttcttggatggtccagGCCACGTTCATTGGCAAAGTaatttcacctttggtggttttgCTTTCCATGTTAAAGTCGTTAAGTACTCGAGCTGCGggcacaatttgatcttgtaggccgagctgttctacgaccctcgattgaataatgttggccgagctacctggatcaatcaaaacacgtttaacttgaattttattcataagtacagatattaccagtgcgtcgttgtggggttgtaagatcccctcggcatcctcgtcattgaaagacaaggtcccTTCCGGTACATAGTCTCGAGTCCGCTTTTCCCTCgtgatcgacaccttggtgcATTTGAATACGTGCCCCTGAGGAATATCGACCCTTCCAACAATCATATGGATCACGTGCTGCGGCTCTTCTTGCTCATTCTGTCTATTTGAATCTCTGTTCTTGATATGGTTTTTAGCCCGATTccttaagaattctcgaagatgcccttcgTTGAACAAACGGGTTATCTCCTCCCTCAGCTGTCTGCAATCTTCTATTTTATGaacatgggtgccatgatatttacacatttgattaggatttctcAGGGCCGGATCAGTCTATAGAGGTTGGGGCCacctggtatctttgatgcgcccaatggccgatacaattgctgatgcatcaatgttgaagttgtattccgatagtcaTGGTGCTTCTTTGGGTTCAACATTTCTATCAAAAGCACTcttactcatgagccctcgagagctctgtcttcGATCATTTCTTCTATCAGTTCAAACGGGGTTGCATCCAGGCCCGTTGTTTCTCCGATCTCCAccgtatggctgatatcgatctctgtttgacCGTGGTTCCCGGTCAATATCCATTTTAACTTTGTCGAtggtcctgtttggataaacggacccAGAAGAAGTCCTCaactggtcatcctcgaccctaatctttgactggtATCGATTATACATGTCGGCCCAGGTTAcagctggatattcgatcaagttCTACTTTAACTATTGTGAGGCTACCGAACTTTGTATGTTTAGGccctgagtgaaagcctgaacggcccaatcgtcggtGACCGGGGCAGATCCGTACGCTCcatttggaaccgagatacgaactccctgagcatctcgttgtctttcTATTTTACTTTGAAGTGGTCCGAttttctagtctcgacctttatcgctCCAGCATGCGCTTTGACGAAGGAATCTTGGAGCATGACAAAAATATCAatggagttaggtggtaaattatggtaccatattaTCACcccctttgataaagtttctTCGAATTTCATCAGCAGTACAGActcaatctcatcgtcctctagatcgttcccctttattgcccatgtgtaagaagtgacatgctcgttggggtcggtagttccattatacttgggaatttctggcatgcggaatttcttcggaatgggctttggagccgcgctcggggggaaaggcttttgtacgaacttctttgaatccaaacccttcaaattGGTGGATCTCCCGAAATTTGATCAACTCGGGAGTTATATGTTACCACTTTTTTGTCattcgcttcaatcttcttctcccccgattcaattcgctttgttagctcctcgaacattttcaagaTAGCGGGGTCGGTTCCTGACTCATTCGTATTTGACCTCCCCAGCACTGGTTCGGCCCTGTGAATAATTTCCTATGATGGCTCGTGTTTGACCCTACTCGGTGCGTGGTTCTGATTTTGAGGTTGTGCTATTgcagcttgttgagcctgcaacattttgaaTATTATTCGAAGGCTGATCCTGCCTTCTTCGCCGCCCTATGAGTTCTGACCGGCTAATCGAACGTCTCTGCagatgctattttcggggtcaaCACCCAGATTTGCATTCAGGGCAACATTGGAACTGGCGTCGACGGGTCTACAACTGGTACTCCCTAGAGGTCAACTTGAAGTACTTCGTTTCCTGGGGCGGCTACGTTGTTGTTTTCGCCATGAAAACCAAGGCCGTTATCGATATGTGTGGGTACTGcttgagagttcgacatgctAATCCCGAAATCAAAAAtgcttacaagaacaagtgtaaagcagtatgtgttatgaaaattagcaccaggcaatcactattatccttagccctatggtgggcgccaaactgtttaccctaaaaatggttaacaattgaatttatatgtgattttaaggacacgtgattttacttggcacaaactgagaaaatatgcaaattgatattaaaattgactgtaaagaaaaataaaagcaaaccaaATGAGATGTGCAGCTTTGGCCCTTAAACCAAATGAAATAGCAAATGAAATATGAGCAGAGTAACAGAGTATTGAGAACCTAAAGAAAAGAATAGTATATTGCTTTTTACTATCTGAGTCCCcttttacaaatgatcagaccccctttatatagtaggggagtcctactcttgatacaattctaaatacagtaaggactctcatgataggctaattaatcggcctcttcttgatacgtgccgtgatttccgccgagattctccccctaattgcGGCTATAATGGCTTTTTAGTTTCTTCGATCGATCTTGATCCtggtcgatctcgatcttggccgatctcaatcttgatcggtctctgggcctttgagctcgatcttgatcggtctctgggtctcgagctcgacaacATATACTTCGcaccatggctcgatattacaatgatgaaccttggatcatcatgttccaatctcgattaatcatacgaagggcaaaACTCGAATTTGACCGTATACAGTAATAACGCGGGAATTCCAACACCAgaaaaagagtttagccttcatacttGAAATTttccccttaataatactacgatggtccaccacactaaacaacttcaatctacaacaatgcaatacATTTGCGCCAATATTAgtaagatttctatactttaagtcatttagactttttatcaaacatctaatgtgcaTATCTTTTTAAAACAtccttcaatggaatttcttcacctaaaaaacaccttccacaccaatgattcacctcacaaattccattagcacatgcatgcccaacacttcactcccaacccataaatgttatcaattaattcattttacaatctctacaataccaacacaacctaggttaggcacttatggcttccaatcaccatcccataagtcataacacatatttcatacataattaATTACCATAGATTAgatagagatggtagacatacctcttatagtgaaactcttgagaatctcaacttgtagtgttcttgaccaatttggggatttgaatggaactctatggatcttcaagattaatccgtgttaatataagtgtttaggagtagtaatcaactcaaaatactccaaaaatattACGTTGGTTCATGGAAGGGAAGTATAGGACGAATTCCCCTTGATAAagcaagccctagctcaaagaaatgacttagccactctctttacccggccttgggggtatttatagggctCCTACATGCGTGGCCGCACATCTGGCCGCGGACACAAGGTAGAATACCCTCTAATATGCGCGGTCACGCATCTAGGCGCGCATATGGCATAGGtccggtaaaatggccataactttctgtagaaatatccaaatgacaaacggtttgatgtattggaaactagactcaaggggctttaattttatttgtataTAACCACCTAAGTCTTTATAGTTTGGTAGAATCATGCATTTGAAGTCGAATCTTATGCGAATGTATTTGAAACTTTAGACCATTGCATAGTTCCCAACATGGCTTAGTTCTAGGGATCTCCTTAGACCCTCAACAATATCCAATACAACTCCTACACTTAATATCATGATCAAGTAAGTTTTTACAGTCCTTAACCCCTCGTGGAAGGCAAGACGACACTTAAGCGGCTTGTGAGCGTGCTTATAGCCTCAGACTAATAGGAAATTTGAGGGGCCtcacatcctcccccgcttaggatcattcgtcctcgaatgagggtcaaaatatgCAATTAGTATCTAATGTGACCCAACTATTACTATGCACACCAGCATtcccaaattttgactaactccatAAAATtccaaaacttttgccagagtctcccctgtaattggacctatccacctgccagagaatcccaaaacaCAAAGGAAATATTTGTAACCTTCTTGCTCAAAACTAGGGGTGTGCATGATCCGGGTtgattcgatttttatcaaaaccaaatcaaaccaactatATTGGTTTGGATTGATTTGATTTTGTCGGTTTTTTCGGATTTTCgaatttttttgttacatgaatattatttcaatcttactttattaaagttatagataaagttttgataagtgaatatatgtttagtaaaaattacaaaaattgacaaacatatgatctattaaaatattcttatgggagtttttttttataacacgtaatagttatttttttagtcgtctaacaataatttttcattGACGTATGCTTTTAAggttaaccaaatttaataattaaatattaaaattaatatgaaacataaataatgatatgttctattaaattttaaaattatcgaaataccattttaaatttgaaaaagatataagaatttaacagATCTTGatatatgaatatgaaagaacaaagagattgaagcaTTTGAATAACACTTGATAAAAAAGTGatgatacaacccattatttaaagtaaataaaaataaatgtacatagttctattaaatattacatcaatgagaggatcccaaatatttctagacgttttctaaataaaattctatataaaatcttaataGTATATATAAAGATTAagccagtcctaacaacataaaAAACACAACGATGTAAAACAATGGAAACAACACCGTCCACAATGCCATAAACATTACACTACCAAGAAGGAGAATCCTTAGCATAAGTTGTACAGGGGGAAATAAAATTTGTAGAAAGTTAGCTTTTAACATCATGGAcacaattacatagctattcaaataaattaggatacttcttcttcatctcttcctcgtcttcccaggtggcctcttcgacttgttggtttcaCCATAATACTTTATAGGAGGCAATCTATTTTTTTCTCAGCTACAGGACTTTCCTAtaaagaatggcaactggaatctcttcataagtcaatttctctTTAACCTCTATAGTCTCATTCTgaacaataagcgacggatctctaaccaccttcttcaacatggatacatgaaacaccgggtgcactaaagacatctctggaggtagttctagcctgtaagccacctgaaCTATCCTTTGAGTGTttttgtatggtccgacatacctcaaacTCAagttccctttcttaccaaatcgcattacacccttcataggggaaaccttcaagaatacccaatcatcttctttgaacttcaAATCCCTACGACGCACATTCGAATAtgacttttgatgactctgagcagtttttaactgttctgtaatgatcttaaccttctctatagcctgatgcatgaggtccaGACCTATCATTTGTGCTTCTCCAAtgtcgaaccacccaatgggagatctacatctcgtaccatacaaagcctcgaatggcgccatctgaatactagtaTGATAAatattgttataggcaaactctatgagcggcaaatgatcatcccagctacccctgaagtcaagaacacaagctcacaatatatcctcaagcgtctgaatagtccgctctgcctgcccattagtctgcgggtgaaagagTATACTAAGATTCACCAGAGTACCCCAAGCCTTGCTGAaacttcttccaaaaattagccgtgaactgtgccccccaatcagaaatgatagaaacttgagtgccatgcaacctgactatttctttgatatgcaactgagcatattgttccgctgtgtcggtagacttaaccggcaagaagtgtgctgatttcatgagtcggtccacaattacccaaatcaaGTCGAACttacgaggagtgcgaggtagtcctaccacaaagtccatattaatcatttcccacttccacattggaatttctatgttatgtgccaacccaccaggcatttggtgttcggccttcacttgatgacaatttggacatctcgccacaaagtcccccacattcctcttcatatcattccaccaatagacctctctaagatcatgatacatt is drawn from Nicotiana tomentosiformis chromosome 12, ASM39032v3, whole genome shotgun sequence and contains these coding sequences:
- the LOC138902789 gene encoding uncharacterized protein produces the protein MAPFEALYGTRCRSPIGWFDIGEAQMIGLDLMHQAIEKVKIITEQLKTAQSHQKSYSNVRRRDLKFKEDDWVFLKVSPMKGVMRFGKKGNLSLRYVGPYKNTQRIVQVAYRLELPPEMSLVHPVFHVSMLKKVVRDPSLIVQNETIEVKEKLTYEEIPVAILYRKVL